The Rubidibacter lacunae KORDI 51-2 genome has a window encoding:
- a CDS encoding calcium-binding protein: protein MTDYPLEKNHLLMEKDHPQPEENTSPENVLKDSLRKVFLGYFLEGGDGNDRLDGGDGDDTLYGYGGHDVLLGGNGDDYIDGGDGYDLLYGEDGNDTLIGGDGDDEMYGGNGDDYIDGGDGYDLLYGEDGNDSLDGGDGDDYLLGGNGNDTLRGGNGNDYLSGGNGDDDLSGGNGDDTLFGVSGDNTIDGGFGNDTLNGGYGNDTLNGGFGNDTLDGGNGDDTLYGGLGNDTLYGGHFKDTLYGGVGNDFLDGGVGNDFLDGGAGIDTVSYRYLYVGGTFDLTTEVASLPPLDDGVEVIANFENIYTGYGDDTIIGNAAGNVIRGGDGDDIMSGRDGNDLLFGEDGTDNLFGEDGNDLLFGDDCIDNLYGGDGDDFLDGGSGDDNLSGGNGDDRLHGGDGRDRLGGEYGDDRLNGGNGDDFLSGDNGNDELNGGNGDDFLSGDTGNDELNGGNGDDRLYGAQGNDELSGGAGDDWLLGFGDRAGDRIEFDTLTGGAGSDTFALGYLGRVLYLGLGYASITDFSSNLEDTIQILGNLSDYSLDKRFNYGGAADLDTEILWNGDRIGIVQDTTAIALTADYFTTV from the coding sequence CCCACTGGAGAAAAACCACCTACTTATGGAGAAAGACCACCCACAACCGGAGGAAAACACTTCACCGGAGAACGTCCTTAAAGACTCCCTCAGAAAAGTCTTCCTTGGATATTTCCTGGAAGGTGGGGACGGCAACGACCGCCTGGACGGTGGGGACGGTGACGACACACTCTACGGTTATGGCGGTCACGACGTATTGCTCGGCGGGAACGGCGATGACTACATCGATGGCGGGGACGGCTACGACTTACTGTACGGCGAGGACGGCAACGACACTCTCATCGGTGGGGACGGTGATGACGAAATGTACGGCGGGAACGGCGACGACTACATCGACGGCGGGGACGGCTACGACTTACTGTACGGCGAGGACGGCAATGACTCGCTCGACGGGGGCGACGGCGACGACTACCTATTGGGCGGGAACGGCAACGACACCCTCCGCGGCGGGAACGGCAACGACTACCTAAGCGGCGGGAACGGTGACGACGACCTAAGCGGCGGGAACGGTGACGACACTCTCTTCGGCGTGTCCGGCGACAACACCATCGACGGCGGGTTCGGCAACGACACCCTCAATGGCGGGTATGGCAACGACACCCTCAACGGCGGGTTCGGCAACGACACCCTCGACGGCGGGAACGGCGACGACACCCTCTACGGCGGGCTCGGTAACGACACCCTTTACGGTGGGCACTTCAAAGACACCCTCTATGGCGGGGTCGGCAACGACTTCCTGGATGGCGGGGTCGGCAACGACTTCCTGGACGGCGGAGCAGGCATCGATACGGTCAGTTATCGTTACTTGTACGTTGGCGGCACCTTCGACCTGACGACCGAAGTTGCTAGCTTGCCCCCTCTTGACGATGGCGTCGAGGTCATTGCCAATTTTGAGAACATCTACACGGGCTACGGCGACGATACCATCATCGGAAATGCTGCTGGTAACGTAATTCGTGGCGGTGATGGGGACGACATAATGTCCGGTCGGGATGGCAACGACTTGCTGTTCGGTGAAGACGGCACCGACAATCTGTTCGGCGAGGATGGCAACGACTTGCTGTTCGGCGATGACTGCATCGACAATCTCTACGGAGGGGACGGCGACGACTTCCTGGACGGCGGGAGCGGCGACGACAATCTCTCCGGCGGGAACGGCGACGACCGCCTGCATGGCGGGGATGGCCGCGACCGCCTGGGCGGCGAGTATGGCGACGACCGCCTGAACGGCGGGAACGGCGACGACTTCCTGTCCGGTGATAATGGCAACGACGAACTGAACGGCGGGAACGGCGACGACTTCCTGTCCGGCGATACCGGCAACGACGAGCTGAACGGCGGGAACGGCGACGACCGCCTGTACGGCGCGCAGGGCAACGACGAGCTGAGTGGCGGTGCCGGGGACGATTGGCTGCTTGGCTTCGGTGACAGAGCCGGTGACAGAATCGAGTTCGACACGCTCACAGGCGGCGCTGGCAGCGATACATTCGCCCTGGGCTATCTCGGCAGAGTGTTGTACTTGGGTTTAGGGTATGCCAGCATCACTGACTTCAGCAGCAATCTCGAAGACACGATCCAGATCCTCGGGAATCTCAGCGATTACAGCCTTGACAAAAGATTCAACTACGGGGGAGCTGCAGATCTAGACACGGAGATTCTCTGGAACGGCGACAGAATTGGAATCGTGCAAGATACGACGGCAATTGCCCTAACGGCTGATTACTTTACGACGGTATAA